Part of the Thermoanaerobaculia bacterium genome is shown below.
CCTCCCGCTGGCCGCCCATTCCTTCGGTGTCCTGGTGAAGGAAGAACCTCTCCACCGCGCCGGCGTAGCTCATCTCGATCATCACGAGTCCAGTGGCCTCGACATTCCCGACCCCCGCCCCCGGGGCGCCGCTCGCGACGTCTGGAGCGCCGTCGCCGTCGAAGTCGCCGAGGGCGATCGCGGAGCCTCGGCGGTGTCCCCTGCCGTGTGTCTGAAACTCCGGACCGATCGTGACCGCCCGGTCCGGAGTGAATCCGAAGGTCACGACGCCGCCGGCATCGACGCCGGCCTCGGCGAACACCGTCTGGTCGCGCAACGGAGCGCCGACGAGAAGATCGGCGCGACCATCGCCGTCGATGTCGGCGGAGACGAGGGCCGCTCCCTGGCGGGCGGCGGCCTGCGGCGCGCCCGGACCGGCAAGGAGCGTCTCGTCCACCTCGAAGAGCTGTGCGCCTCCCATCGCGGGAGGACCGAACAGCGCGACAACGAACATCAGAATGCGGAAGGCTCGAAACCTGGTGGTGTCCATGATTCACCTCTTTCGTCGCCAGAGGCGCTTTCGGCGCCCCGCGCTTGGCGAGGCCCCCTCTGCAGCTCCGGCTGAAGTTGGAATGCCGGCGCGATGGAGGGCGCCGGCGAGGTGAAGTCGATCATCGCGGCATGGCCCTCGGAACCGAGAAAGGCGAGGTGCGAATCCTCACTTTGGTTACGAAACCTGGGAATAGGTGCTGGGAATAGGTGCTGGGAATAGGTGCCATCCGATTCTCAGCTGGCTGGCTGACGAGGTGCCTTCTGACGAGGTGCCTTCCGATTTTCGAGGGGCGCTCGGCTGCGAGACCGACCTTTGCGGCGTGTAGCGCTGTTCAACTCCTTTTCGGGTGAGTCTTGGCTGCGGAGTCGAGGCGAGTGAGGCGGCGGTTGGGGCGCGGGGAGGTCACTGAGCCCTGGCGAGTCGGCTCTGAACGTGAAATTGCGCGACTCCGGACAGCCTTCGGCCACAGGACGGACGGGATTCTCTCTTGAGTCTGTAGGTCGAGCGGTTTCCCGTTCAAACCTCAGCCGCTTCGTGCAGCGATTCTGGCAGGAGGGGCCGGGGGGAAGGCTCCTTCAGGGAATACGACGTCGGTCGCGCCGTCGCGGAGCAGACGTGCTGCTCGCTGGAAGGCGTCGCGAAAGGTGAAGTAGGCGCGCCGCAGGGCTCGGCGAACTTCCGGCGCCACGGCGTGAACGAGCGGTGCCGGGGCTTTCTTGAGCCGGTTGGGCTCGTGATGTGGATCCTGGCGGCAGACCTGGTCGCGGCCGAGCGGCGCCTTGCCGGTCTCCTTCTGGCGCTGCCGACCCCAGGTCTCGATCGCCTCGATCTCGGCCTGAATGCGAGCGCGATAGGTCTCTGGGTCGAGCGAACTCCAGCAGGGGAGTGGAGTGAGCGTGAGCTCCTCGCGGACGATGAACTCCTCCGGGTCGGGTGCAAGACCCTTGCGCCGTGCCCTGGACTCGAGCGTCCGGTCGTGCCAGCGGCCGGTGATGGGCTTGCCCTCGACGAGCTCGCGGGCACCGTGGACGCCGGGCCAGTCGAGCGGCGAATCGACGAGACCTTCCTTGACTCCGTGAGCCAGGAGATAGGCCAGTCGGCTCACCTGGGCCGCCTCCTCGTTCGAGACCAGAACTGCCTGGTACCTTCGACCCCAGAACTTCTCCCGCCAGCGCACCTGACGGCCGGCCTCTCTCGCCAGGTTGGAGTTGAGGTAGTTCATGAAGGCGGCCAGCTGCTTGGCGTCCCGAACGCTCACGAGCAGGTGGTAGTGATTCGAGAGGAACACGGGGAGGTGCACCTCGACCGCTGTCTACAGCATGAAGGCGGAGGCGCGCCGCGCGGGCCAGCACACCGCTTATGGCGTCGTTGAGAAGCGCCGAAGGTCGCATCAACAGCCGGCCCTGGATCGTCCGGCAGGTGACCTCGACCAGCGCCCCGCCGGGGGGTACGTAGCGTAGTCGTCGTGCCATACAACGTCAGGACGGAATATGGACCGGCAATCTCGCACCACCTGGCGCAGGAAGACTGGCCATGGGAATCGGGTGGCACCTTTGAGCACCTTTGACCACGCGAAAGACGGAAAGGGGTCGGGAGATCTTGCGCCGCGAGGGAAACGAAGACTCGCAGTGAAAATCGGCTGGCACTTCTGCGCGGCAGGCGAAAGGCGCGCTTTATCGCGATCGTTCGCGATCAGACCGAGGACCCGACGCCCGGCGACCAGCAGTACTCGCTCTTCAACGGCTACTAGTACCAGAAGTGAGACGGACGCGCAGGTCGGCGACGAACAGGAAGATCATCACGCCGATCAGGCCGACGTTCTTCTCGACGCAGGACAACTGGCCGCGCTTCGCTAGGATGACGAGCGGATCGTCGCCCACCAGCGCACGCGCAGCGAGGAAGTGGCGAATCGTCGCCGGGATCCAGAACGCGAGCATGATCGCGACGCCGAGCCGCAGCTGGTATCCGGTGATGATCAGGAGACCGGCCAGGATCTGCGCGATGCCGAGGATCGTCAGGACCGGGGCAGCGCCACCGAGCAAGATCGAGTTGAACTCGTTCGAAGCGTCCCAGTTGATCGCGTTGAAGATGCCGCTGGCGATCGCCGGCAGACCGACACAGACCCGCAATACCAACCAGGCCCAGCGAGGAACGCGCTCGTTCATTTCGGCCATGATTCCCTCGATGCTGTCGCTGCCGCGCTGCCGGATGTCGCACGCGTCGCCCGCGGCTTCACGGCCCAGAAGTGAGCGTGCGGTGGAGCATACTGGCAGCACGGGCTGCGCGAAAGAGGTGCCATCGGATTTTCGGTCGTTGGCCGATTGCGACGGGGCGTCTCGAAAAGGTGCTGAAAAGGTGCCACCCGATTTTCGGAAGTGGCACGACTACCCAGAAGAGTGCCATCCGATTCCCCGTAGACTTCCTGCCAGCGCGGGAATCGGGTGGCACTTGGAATCGGCCGCGGGTCTTCGACATTGCCCCCGGACCGCTTCTGGTAGCCCTCAACTCCGCAGGCCCGAGTCACCTTTGGCTATCATGGAGCGACCGTGAGAATTCCGGCACCGGTCGGCGAGGTCGAGAGAGAGAATCTGACTCGCGCCTTGGAAGGGCTTCGCGAGGAGTGGGGCTTTCCTTCGAGCTACGGCTTGCCCGAGCTCCTGAAGGGCTGGGTCAAGACCGTCGCATCGTTGCGCAAGGGCTACCCGCTGGCGCGGACCTCCTTCGAGCACGACGTCGATCTGCGCGACGAGCTGGATCGCATCGTCGGGCTCGTTCCAGAGCGCCTCGGAGCCGAGATCCAGTCCTTCCTCGCACCCGTGGACGCTGAGTTTCACGAGCGCACTGCGCCACAGGAAGAGCCCCTGTCTGAGCCGCTTGCTGGGGAGTTCCCTTCACTTCGCCAGTTTCGGCGACCCAAGCTGCTGGCTCCAGCGGATCAGGACGTCGCTGCGACCTGGAGGTGACTCGATGTCTCTGACGTCGCCATGGCAGCTGCGTTTTCGAGGTTGGCTCCTGAGGGACAACCTTGCCTGTCATCAGCTCGGGGCCATGCATGCTACGGGCGAAGGGGCCCGCCGGGACGACGCCCTCGCCATTCGGTGGTACTTCCGAGCGGCGCACCGTGGCGATCCCGAGTCGCAGTACGACCTCGGCTTCATGCTGCTCCTGGGCGAAGGCGTTGCCGCGGATCGAACTGAGGCGCTTCTCTGGCTCGAAAGGGCTGCCGCGAAGGGCCACGCTAGCGCCGCCGCACTGCTCCATGACCTCGAGGCGAGGGGAGACCTTTCAGCATGAAGGTGCGAAGCTGGCGAGAGCAGAGAGTGAGCGATCACCGGTTCCTCGTCCGTGCGGTGCCGTTCGCGCTCACCTCCACCGCCGCTGTAGTGCAGCGTCCAAGCGCATGGTTCCGTAGGCACTGAAGATCGTGAGGGAAACCGTGAAAATCGTCATTCCAGGGGGATCCGGGCAGGTCGGGACGCTGCTCGCGCGAGCGTTTCAGGCGCGCGGGGAGGAGGTCGTCGTGCTCAGCCGGCGGCCGCAGGAGGCTCCGTGGCGGGTGGTTTCGTGGGATGCGAGGAGCCTCGGACCCTGGGCGGCAGAGCTCGACGGGGCGGACGTGGTCATCAATCTTGCCGGACGCAGTGTGAACTGCCGGTACGGAGAAGAGAACCGTCGGCAGATTCTCGATTCGCGCGTCGATTCGACTCGTGTCGTCGGTGAGGCCGTCGCCGCCGCCAGGAAGCCGCCGAAGGTCTGGCTTCAGTCGAGCACGGCGACGATCTACGCGCACCGATTCGACGCTACCAACGACGAGCTCGCGGGAATCGTCGGCGGCAATGAGGTCGATGCGCCGGATACATGGCGATTCAGCACCGAAGTGGCGCGGGCCTGGGAGGAGGCGCTCGAGCAGGCGCCGACTCCGCACACCCGCAAGGTCGCCCTGCGCTCGGCGATGGTCATGAGCCCGGATCGTGGCGGCATCTTCGACACCCTGCTCGGCCTCGTGCGGAAGGGCCTGGGCGGCACCAGCGGGAGCGGACGGCAGTTCGTCTCGTGGATCCACGAGGCCGACTTCGTCGCCGCGATCGACTGGCTCATCGCCCACGAGGAGCTGTCCGGCGCGGTCAACATCTCCTCACCGAATCCCTTGCCGAACGCCGACTTCATGAGAGACCTCCGCCGCGCCTGGGGCGCGCGGATCGGCCTCCCCGCGACCGCCTGGATGCTCGAAATCGGCGCCATCTTTCTCCGCACCGAAACCGAGCTCATCCTGAAGAGTCGAAGAGTCGTCCCGGGCCGCCTTCTTTCGTCGGGCTTCTCCTTCCGGTTCCCCGATTGGCAAAGCGCGGTCAAGGACCTCTGTTCCCAGGCGAGGCACCGACTCGGGGACCGAGCGCAGGCGTGAGGGTGGGTGGAAATTGGCACAGTCCCCATTGGAAATAAGCCCATCACCTGCCACCATTGCAGTGGATTTCGTACCGGAGATCCAGGTGCATCGTGTCTACGACCGCTGAGGGACGCTCACGGTTCGTCCGCTGGCTGCGCGTCGGCTTGCGGGTCGCTGCGGTCGCTGTCGTGCTGCTTCTGCTGCTGGCGGCCTGCGCTGTCGTGACCCTTCAGTCGGACTACGAGGCG
Proteins encoded:
- a CDS encoding transposase, translated to MHLPVFLSNHYHLLVSVRDAKQLAAFMNYLNSNLAREAGRQVRWREKFWGRRYQAVLVSNEEAAQVSRLAYLLAHGVKEGLVDSPLDWPGVHGARELVEGKPITGRWHDRTLESRARRKGLAPDPEEFIVREELTLTPLPCWSSLDPETYRARIQAEIEAIETWGRQRQKETGKAPLGRDQVCRQDPHHEPNRLKKAPAPLVHAVAPEVRRALRRAYFTFRDAFQRAARLLRDGATDVVFPEGAFPPAPPARIAARSG
- a CDS encoding DoxX family protein, with protein sequence MAEMNERVPRWAWLVLRVCVGLPAIASGIFNAINWDASNEFNSILLGGAAPVLTILGIAQILAGLLIITGYQLRLGVAIMLAFWIPATIRHFLAARALVGDDPLVILAKRGQLSCVEKNVGLIGVMIFLFVADLRVRLTSGTSSR
- a CDS encoding sel1 repeat family protein codes for the protein MSLTSPWQLRFRGWLLRDNLACHQLGAMHATGEGARRDDALAIRWYFRAAHRGDPESQYDLGFMLLLGEGVAADRTEALLWLERAAAKGHASAAALLHDLEARGDLSA
- a CDS encoding TIGR01777 family oxidoreductase; its protein translation is MKIVIPGGSGQVGTLLARAFQARGEEVVVLSRRPQEAPWRVVSWDARSLGPWAAELDGADVVINLAGRSVNCRYGEENRRQILDSRVDSTRVVGEAVAAARKPPKVWLQSSTATIYAHRFDATNDELAGIVGGNEVDAPDTWRFSTEVARAWEEALEQAPTPHTRKVALRSAMVMSPDRGGIFDTLLGLVRKGLGGTSGSGRQFVSWIHEADFVAAIDWLIAHEELSGAVNISSPNPLPNADFMRDLRRAWGARIGLPATAWMLEIGAIFLRTETELILKSRRVVPGRLLSSGFSFRFPDWQSAVKDLCSQARHRLGDRAQA